In Halarcobacter bivalviorum, a genomic segment contains:
- a CDS encoding MBL fold metallo-hydrolase, whose translation MKLFKALFLFLFSTSLLIAGNHEVKEEVKITTTKLATGVYMLQGKGGNIGLSIGEDGILMIDSQFAPLSEKIKASIKELSTKPIKYLVNTHWHFDHTNGNENIAKDGVIIVSHENVKKRLSEDSFIKAFNKTVPALPKIALPTITFTDKIDFDLNNENIEVIYQKNAHTDGDSVIFFKNANVVHAGDIYFNGFYPFIDESSKGDVEGVIKAVEYILSRVDDNTKIIPGHGKLSNKKELTYYKETLIELNKRMKKLITEGKTLEEIVALKPFADYDKKLGGGFLPPEKFLKIFYGVVKAKQ comes from the coding sequence ATGAAACTCTTTAAAGCCTTATTTCTCTTTCTTTTTTCAACTAGTTTATTAATAGCTGGTAATCACGAAGTAAAAGAAGAAGTAAAAATCACTACAACAAAACTTGCAACTGGAGTTTATATGCTTCAAGGTAAAGGTGGAAATATTGGTTTAAGTATTGGAGAAGATGGCATACTTATGATTGATAGTCAATTTGCTCCTTTAAGTGAAAAAATAAAAGCCTCTATTAAAGAACTCTCTACAAAACCAATTAAATATTTAGTAAATACTCATTGGCACTTTGACCATACAAATGGGAATGAAAATATTGCAAAAGATGGAGTAATAATCGTATCTCATGAAAATGTAAAAAAAAGACTTAGTGAAGATAGTTTTATAAAAGCTTTTAATAAAACAGTTCCAGCTTTACCAAAGATTGCCCTTCCTACAATAACTTTTACAGATAAGATTGATTTTGATTTAAATAATGAAAATATTGAAGTTATTTATCAAAAAAATGCACATACAGATGGAGATAGTGTGATCTTTTTCAAAAATGCAAATGTAGTTCATGCAGGAGATATCTATTTTAATGGGTTTTATCCTTTTATAGATGAATCAAGCAAAGGAGATGTTGAAGGGGTAATCAAAGCTGTTGAATATATCTTAAGTAGAGTTGATGATAATACTAAAATTATTCCAGGGCATGGTAAGCTCTCAAATAAAAAAGAACTTACATACTATAAAGAGACTCTAATTGAGTTAAATAAAAGAATGAAAAAACTAATTACTGAGGGTAAAACTTTAGAAGAGATTGTAGCTTTAAAACCTTTTGCTGATTATGATAAAAAATTAGGTGGAGGATTTTTACCACCAGAGAAGTTTTTAAAAATCTTCTATGGTGTTGTAAAAGCAAAGCAATAA
- a CDS encoding DCC1-like thiol-disulfide oxidoreductase family protein — translation MKIEIYYDKECPFCNKYTQILNLRKEHDVIIKNAREDLQKLRYFYSYGYDINNGIIVQIEDNIYQGAKAIAMLDNLSEQSNFFYKTKLFQNFLYPILKIIRKITLFILGRNSKINFEE, via the coding sequence ATGAAAATAGAAATATATTATGATAAAGAGTGTCCTTTCTGTAATAAATATACTCAAATCTTAAATTTAAGAAAAGAGCATGATGTAATTATAAAAAATGCTAGAGAAGATTTACAAAAGCTTAGATACTTTTACTCTTATGGTTATGATATTAATAATGGAATAATAGTTCAAATAGAAGATAATATCTATCAAGGAGCTAAAGCAATTGCTATGTTAGATAATCTAAGTGAACAGAGTAATTTCTTTTATAAAACGAAACTTTTTCAAAACTTTTTATATCCAATTTTAAAAATTATTAGAAAGATTACTCTTTTTATTTTAGGAAGAAATTCAAAGATAAATTTTGAAGAGTGA
- a CDS encoding YeeE/YedE family protein produces the protein MSFEVYELVNILGFILGLALGAVGQKNQFCFSGSIKDYILTKSTKRGASVIMAMIIAVISTALVANNFQIDLTQSNYYRENINYFSIVLGGLIFGVGMMLADGCSNRHLIKFAQGDIHSLIVIVFTGIFAFATAKGFINGFFAPITTNETLLEWSSFIGNITMNIYFVVGVLVILLAILVRKLNRVISLWDGVLVGLFVAAAWYITGVIGADTIERVVDLEALSFVYPTGRAIELFMYYDAFNLVFPICLVLGVIIGAFLMSKINRRYSFGCTASKGQKKVRYNMIGGALMGTGGVLSIGCTVGQGLSGLSTLAFASFLAIVSIFISATITAILLNKKDELPMCFIFEWKDNRADYQI, from the coding sequence AACTTGTAAATATTCTAGGCTTTATTTTAGGTCTAGCATTGGGAGCTGTAGGACAAAAAAACCAATTTTGTTTTAGTGGTTCAATTAAAGACTATATATTAACTAAGTCTACTAAAAGAGGTGCTTCTGTTATCATGGCAATGATAATTGCTGTTATCTCTACTGCTTTAGTAGCAAACAATTTTCAAATCGATTTAACTCAATCAAACTACTATAGAGAAAATATCAACTATTTTAGTATAGTTTTAGGTGGATTAATTTTTGGGGTAGGAATGATGCTTGCTGATGGATGTAGTAATAGACATCTTATTAAGTTTGCGCAAGGAGATATCCACTCTTTAATAGTTATTGTATTTACAGGAATTTTTGCATTTGCTACAGCAAAAGGTTTTATAAATGGATTTTTTGCTCCTATAACAACAAATGAAACACTTCTTGAGTGGTCAAGCTTTATTGGTAATATAACTATGAATATCTATTTTGTAGTTGGAGTATTAGTTATTTTATTAGCTATTTTAGTAAGAAAACTTAATAGAGTTATCAGCCTATGGGATGGTGTATTAGTTGGTCTTTTTGTAGCTGCTGCTTGGTATATAACAGGAGTTATTGGAGCAGATACTATTGAAAGAGTTGTTGATTTAGAGGCTTTATCTTTTGTATATCCAACAGGAAGAGCTATTGAGTTATTTATGTATTATGATGCATTTAATTTAGTATTCCCTATTTGTTTAGTTTTAGGTGTTATTATTGGAGCATTTTTAATGTCTAAAATCAATAGAAGATATAGTTTCGGATGTACTGCTTCAAAAGGGCAAAAGAAAGTAAGATACAATATGATTGGTGGAGCTTTAATGGGTACAGGTGGAGTTTTATCAATAGGTTGTACTGTGGGGCAAGGTCTATCTGGACTTTCAACTTTAGCTTTTGCTTCATTTTTAGCTATTGTATCAATATTTATATCAGCTACAATTACAGCTATACTTTTAAATAAAAAAGATGAACTACCAATGTGTTTTATCTTTGAGTGGAAAGATAATAGAGCTGACTATCAAATCTAA
- a CDS encoding acyl carrier protein phosphodiesterase — MNWLAHIFLSEYNIEFQVANYLADPLKGKVWDNASIHIKNGMAIHKRIDSFTDSHELFKKSKNRLGDKGLLKSVVIDLTYDYLLTKNWNRYSSIELESFLKQFYNNSYELLPKLPSHASTPLKRMIDFELLNKYQTLEQLNEGLLRIDKRLSAKLASRDKTSLYFERVCENIEEIEKDFLEFFPLLCSIVKNETDSNQLIHWKN, encoded by the coding sequence ATGAATTGGTTAGCACATATTTTTTTATCAGAATATAATATTGAGTTTCAAGTTGCAAACTATCTTGCTGATCCTCTTAAAGGAAAGGTTTGGGATAATGCCAGTATTCATATAAAAAATGGTATGGCAATACATAAACGTATAGACTCTTTTACAGATTCCCATGAACTTTTTAAAAAAAGCAAAAATAGATTAGGAGATAAAGGTTTATTAAAATCTGTAGTAATAGACTTGACTTATGATTATTTACTCACTAAAAATTGGAATAGATACTCTTCTATAGAGTTAGAAAGCTTTTTAAAGCAGTTTTATAATAACTCTTATGAACTACTTCCAAAACTTCCTTCCCATGCTTCCACACCTCTTAAAAGAATGATTGATTTTGAACTATTAAATAAATATCAAACCTTAGAGCAACTAAATGAAGGCTTATTAAGAATCGATAAAAGACTCTCTGCTAAACTTGCTTCAAGGGATAAAACCTCTTTATATTTTGAAAGGGTTTGTGAAAATATAGAAGAGATAGAGAAAGATTTTCTAGAGTTCTTTCCCCTACTTTGTTCTATAGTAAAAAACGAGACTGATAGTAATCAATTAATTCATTGGAAAAACTAA
- a CDS encoding flavodoxin, with amino-acid sequence MEAIGLFYGSDTGTTEDIVEKIKNTFSKEIEVHNIANSSKEDLEKYEKLILASPTWGSGDLQADWEDFENNLSKIDFSNKTIALVGLGDQESYSDTFCNSLSHLYEYVKKGKVVGKTSAEGYYFEDSDSVIDGEFVGLAIDDVNQDELTNERIEAWVKQIEGSF; translated from the coding sequence ATGGAAGCAATTGGATTATTTTATGGTAGTGATACTGGAACAACTGAAGATATTGTTGAAAAAATAAAAAATACTTTCTCAAAAGAGATTGAAGTTCATAATATTGCAAACTCTTCAAAAGAAGACCTTGAAAAATATGAAAAGTTAATTCTAGCTTCACCTACTTGGGGAAGTGGAGACTTACAAGCTGATTGGGAAGACTTTGAAAACAACTTAAGTAAAATAGACTTTTCAAATAAAACTATTGCTTTAGTTGGATTAGGAGACCAAGAGAGTTATTCAGATACTTTTTGTAACTCTTTATCACATCTTTATGAATATGTAAAAAAAGGAAAGGTTGTAGGTAAAACTTCAGCAGAGGGTTATTATTTTGAAGATAGTGACTCTGTTATAGATGGGGAGTTTGTAGGTTTAGCTATTGACGATGTTAATCAAGATGAATTAACTAATGAGAGAATTGAAGCTTGGGTAAAACAAATTGAAGGTTCATTTTAA
- a CDS encoding cupin domain-containing protein produces the protein MLGNLFENLIVDKKKEQFFDLIKNDKVRIEKIVSNGQASAIDFWYEQEENEFVVLLKGEAILEFEDKEVLLTEGTYINIDSKQKHRVKYTSKDRTTIWLAVFY, from the coding sequence ATGTTGGGTAATCTTTTTGAAAATCTTATCGTAGATAAAAAGAAAGAACAATTTTTTGATTTAATAAAAAATGATAAAGTAAGAATAGAAAAAATAGTTTCAAATGGACAAGCTTCAGCTATAGATTTTTGGTATGAACAAGAAGAGAATGAATTTGTTGTTTTACTAAAAGGAGAGGCCATTTTAGAGTTTGAAGATAAGGAAGTTCTTTTGACAGAGGGAACTTATATAAATATAGATTCAAAACAAAAACATAGAGTAAAATATACCTCTAAAGATAGAACTACTATTTGGTTAGCAGTTTTTTATTAG
- a CDS encoding TIGR00730 family Rossman fold protein: MKVAVYCGSSSGECSMYVEETKALGEFLAQNNIDVVYGGGKVGLMGIIADTIMLNGGNVYGVIPEKLKEKELAHTGITELTIVKDMHERKAKMAEMADAFITLPGGAGTLEEIFEAWTWAQLGYHNKPCAFYNIGGFYDDLFNMIEKMTKTGFLKEEYLDMLINTSDLRNLIDSIKNYKAPNEKWN, encoded by the coding sequence ATGAAAGTTGCAGTATATTGTGGCTCAAGTAGTGGTGAATGTTCTATGTATGTAGAAGAGACTAAAGCTTTAGGTGAATTTCTAGCACAAAATAACATTGATGTTGTTTATGGTGGTGGAAAAGTTGGACTTATGGGAATTATAGCAGATACTATAATGTTAAATGGTGGAAATGTATATGGTGTTATTCCTGAGAAATTAAAGGAAAAAGAGTTAGCTCATACTGGAATTACAGAATTAACAATTGTAAAAGATATGCATGAGAGAAAAGCAAAGATGGCAGAAATGGCAGATGCTTTTATCACCCTTCCTGGTGGTGCAGGGACTTTAGAAGAGATTTTTGAAGCATGGACATGGGCACAACTTGGTTATCACAATAAGCCTTGTGCTTTTTATAATATAGGTGGCTTCTATGATGATTTATTTAATATGATAGAAAAGATGACAAAAACAGGCTTTTTAAAAGAAGAGTATTTAGATATGCTTATTAATACTTCTGATTTAAGAAATTTAATTGATTCAATTAAAAACTATAAAGCTCCAAATGAAAAGTGGAACTAA
- a CDS encoding FKBP-type peptidyl-prolyl cis-trans isomerase: protein MAITKNQVVSMSYEVRLNDEVIDSNIDKEPIRFIYGTGEIIKGLEKGIVDMDAGETKDIKVAAVDAYGEHDPKLTETLPISEFEGIDLEIGLVLEADDENGDILKATVTEVTKDEVTVDYNHPLAGCDLDFRVTIHSVM, encoded by the coding sequence ATGGCTATAACTAAAAACCAAGTAGTATCTATGTCGTATGAAGTAAGATTAAATGATGAAGTAATTGATAGCAATATAGATAAAGAACCTATTAGATTTATTTATGGAACTGGAGAAATTATCAAAGGTCTTGAAAAAGGTATCGTTGATATGGATGCAGGAGAAACAAAAGATATAAAAGTAGCAGCAGTTGATGCTTATGGGGAACATGACCCAAAACTAACAGAAACACTACCTATTTCTGAATTTGAAGGTATTGACTTAGAGATAGGTTTAGTACTTGAAGCTGATGACGAGAATGGAGATATTCTTAAAGCAACTGTTACAGAAGTAACAAAAGATGAAGTTACAGTTGATTATAACCACCCTTTAGCAGGATGTGATTTAGACTTTAGAGTAACAATTCACTCAGTAATGTAA